In the genome of Desulfovibrio aminophilus DSM 12254, one region contains:
- a CDS encoding helix-turn-helix domain-containing protein, translated as MKEVAEALRVHARTAYRLVTEGSIRAVKIGSQWRVSEAALLEFIEKGTPVERPAKAEPVQKQYKLPL; from the coding sequence GTGAAAGAGGTGGCCGAGGCGCTCAGGGTCCACGCGCGCACCGCCTACCGGCTTGTGACCGAGGGCTCGATACGGGCCGTGAAGATCGGGAGCCAGTGGCGGGTTTCGGAGGCGGCCCTCCTGGAGTTCATCGAGAAGGGCACCCCGGTTGAGCGGCCCGCCAAGGCGGAGCCGGTCCAGAAACAGTACAAGCTGCCTTTGTAG